From the Acidimicrobiales bacterium genome, the window CCGGCGCCGATCGGCGCCGACTCGCCCACGAGAACCACGCGGGCATCAGCACCTGGGAGACGATCGACGACGCCCTCGACGACGATCGCGTGCACGCGGTGGTCATCGCCACGCCGGCGAGCACCCATGTCGACCTGGCCCTCGCCGCGATGGCCCGCGGTCGCGACGTCCTCGTCGAGAAGCCCCTGGCCGAGACGAGTGCAGATGCCGAGAAGCTGCGCGACGTCGCCGCCGACAACGGCCTCGTGCTCATGGTGGGGCACACGTTCCTGTACTCGCCGCCGGTGCTGCGGCTCAAGGAGCTCGTCGATCGAGGCGACCTCGGCGCCCTGCAGTACCTGTACTCGCAGCGCCTGAGCCTCGGCCGGATCCGGCGCGACTGCAACGCCCTGTGGAACTTCGCTCCCCACGACGTGTCGATCATGCTCCACCTGCTCGAGGAGCCGGTCGTGGAGGTCACGGCGAAGGGATTCTCCTTCATCGAGGCGGGCATCGACGACATCTGCTTCGCCAGCCTGACCTTCGAGAGCGGCATCGGGGCCAACCTCCACGTCAGCTGGATCGATCCCCGCAAGACGCGGCTCATGACGGTCGTGGGCGACGAGAAGATGGCGATCTACAACGACGTGTCGGTGGACCAACCCCTGTGGCTCGTCGACTCGGGCGTGGCCAAGGACCGCGATCTCGGCGAGTACGAGAGCATGAGCGACTTCCAGTGGCGGACCCGCTCGGGTGACATCGTCATTCCCCGGATCGAGATGTCGGAACCGCTGAGGAACGAGATCACCGCGTTCGGCGACGCCTGCTTGACCCGCGACACCCCACTCACCGACGGCGCGCACGGCCTGGAGGTCGTGCGTGTGTTGGAGACGATCGATCGCTCGGCTCAGGCCAACGGCCGACCCATGGAGGTACAGCGATGAACGCCGCGATGCGTACTGCCGAACTGACGGGAGCGGTGCCGTTCCAGGACCTCGGCCGTCTGCACGAATCGATCGGCGACGAGCTCGACGAGGCGATCCGGGGGGTCATCCGCAGCTCCGGCTTCGTGGGCGCCGCCGCAGCCCGCTCGTTCGAGGAAGCCTTCGCCGCCGCGCACCACGTCGACCACGCGATCGGCGTGGGTTCGGGCACCGACGCGCTCGCCCTCGCCCTGAGGGGACTGGGAGTTGGCCCGGGCGACGAGGTGATCGTGCCCTCGATGACGTTCGTCGCTACCGCCGAAGCCGTCGTGCACGTCGGAGCCACGCCGGTGATCGTCGACGTCGACCCCACGACGCTGCTGATCGATCCGATCTCCGTCGCCGCGGCGACGACCGAGCGCACCGTTGCCGTCGTGCCGGTGCACCTCTACGGCCACGTCGTCCCGTTCGACGTGATCCGCGGCTGGCAGGCCCAGGGCCTCAGGGTCGTCGAGGACGCGGCGCAGGCCCACCTCGCCACCTGGCGGGGCCAGGGTGTCGGAACGGTCGGTGATGCCGCCTGCTTCAGCTTCTACCCGGGCAAGAACCTCGGCGCCTTCGGCGACGGTGGAGCGGTCGTCACCAACGACCGGGTCCTCGCGGCGCGTATCGCGAAGCTGCGCGACCACGGGCGCGAATCCAAGTACCTGCACGACGAGATCGGCTGGTGCTCTCGCCTGGACGGTCTCCAGGCTGCGGTGCTCGAGGTCAAGTTGCGCCACCTGGCGGACTGGACCGAGAACCGTCGGGTGCTGGCCGAGCGCTACCTCGAGCGCCTGGGAGACCGCTTGGTCCCGTGGGATCCCGGCGCCGTGCATCATCTCCTCGTGGCCCGGCCGGGGGCCGAGCGCCGCGACGCCCTGCAGACCGCTCTGGCCGAGCGCGGGGTCGGTGTCGGCGTGCACTACCCGGTCGCGCTCAGCCGTCAACCCTCGGTGGCCGGGTACGCGATGCCGTCGCCGTGCGCCGAGGCAGCGGCCGCCGACGTGCTCTCGCTGCCGATGGATCCGCTGATGAAGCTGTCAGAGGTCGAACTCGTGTGCGACCTGGTCGATGCCCTGTGGTGACCGCCCTCGGACTCCAACGCGGTCAGGCCCCGACCGGAGGCGACAGCCGCGCCTTCGTGCACGAATCCTCGTACGTCGACGATGGTGCCCTGATCGGCGACGGCACCCGCATCTGGCACTTCTCCCACGTCCTGCGAGACGCTCGGATCGGACACGACTGCAACATCGGGCAGAACGTGATGATCGGCGCCGGCGTCGTCGTCGGTGATCGCTGCAAGATCCAGAACAACGTGAGCGTCTACGAGAACGTCACGCTGGAGGACGGGGTGTTCTGCGGGCCGAGCTGCGTGTTCACCAACGTCATCAATCCCCGGGCCGAGATCGAGCGCAAGGACGAGCTCCGCCCGACCCGGGTCGGGCGCGGCGCCTCGATCGGTGCCAACGCGACGATCGTGTGCGGCAACGACATCGGCGACTACGCGTTCATCGCCGCCGGGGCCGTCGTCACCGAACCGGTAGCGGCCCATGCGCTGATCGTCGGTGTCCCCGGGCGCCGGGTCGGTTGGGTCAGTCGCGCCGGTCACCGGCTCGACGAGTCGTTCGTCTGTCCGGTCACCGGGGAGCGCTACGAGCTCACCGACGGCGGGTTGGTCCCGAGAGTCGCCAGGTGAACCTCCGCACCCTCCTCGACCGCCTCCCCGTCGGCACGCTGGTACGACGGGCGGCCACACTCGGCAGCGGCGCCGCGATCGGCCAGATCGCCGTGGTCGGCGCCACGCCGCTGCTCGCCCGGATGTACGAGAAGTCGGACTTCGGCGTGCTCTCGGTGGTCCTCGCCGTGACCGGTGTCGCCATCGTCGTGTCATCGCTGCGCTACGAGCAGGCGATCGTGGTTGCCGAATCCGACGAGGAGGCCAGCGCGGTCGCACAGACCTCAGCCGCCCTGGTCGTCGTCGTCGTGACGCTCACCTCGGTGCTCGCACTGGCGGGCGGTCACGCCCTCGCGAGCTTCACCAACAGCGAGGACCTGCAGCACGTCCTGTGGCTCGTGCCACCCACCATTGCCGCCGGCGGGATCAACCAGATCCTCGTCTCGTGGGCCACGCGGCGGGGCGACTTCGAAGCCCTGTCCCGCAGCAAGGCCGCCCAGGGCATCGGCATGGCGGCGACCCAACTCCTGTCAGGGTGGCTCTTCAACGGCCCGATCGGCCTCGTGGCCGGCATCACGGTCGGCTGGATCGTCGGCACGATCATGCTGCTCCCCTCGGCCGGCGACCTGCACCTGACCAGCCTCCGCCTGAGCTGGGCGGCCGCCGTGCGCTACCGGCGGTTCCCCCAGCTGGGCCTGCTCGCCTCGCTGCTCAATCGGGGCGCCCTCGAGATCCCTGCGGTGGCGCTCGCCGCGCTCCACGGACCCGAGGTCGCCGGGGCATTCCTCATCGCCAACCGTGTGGTCGCGACACCGACCCGGCTCGTCACTGAAGCCGCATATCAGGTCTACGTCAACGAGGCGTCGCGGCTGCAGCGGGAGACCCCCGGCGAACTCGGGGTGCTCTTCAACCGTTCGTTGCGGCGGCTCGCGCTGCTGTCCATCCCGCCGGCCCTGCTGCTGTCGACCATCGGCCCCTGGTCGTTCGGCCTGGTCTTCGGCGGCGATTGGAGCGATGCCGGTGACTATGTACGTCTCCTGTCGCTCGTGCTCGTCGCGATGCTCGTCACACAGCCGGTCGCGGCGACGCTGTGGATCCTGGACCGGCAGGACCTCCAACTGGTCCGCGAGATCGCCAGAGTGGTGCTCGTCGCCCTCGCTTTCGTCATCGCCGGTTGGTTCGATCTCACCCCGACGGCGGCGGTCTTCGCCTACGTGATCGCCATGAGCGCCGGCTACGGCCTGCTCCTGGCCATGTGTCGCACCGTCGTGCACGGAGTCGATTCGGCACCGGCCCGACCCGAACTGGCCGTCGCATGACCAGGGTCGCCGTCGTCGGGAGCAGCCCGCAGTTGCTGGTTTCGGCCATTCGGCGGGCCCGCGCCGGCGCGTCGGTCGTGGTCTTCGAGGGTCGTGACCGGCCCGGCGGCGCCTGGACCGTCACCGACTTCGCCGGCTACGAGCGGGTCGAGGTGGCCTGCCACCTCCTCGAACGTGACGCCGACGGCTATCGCGTGCTGCGCGAGTTGGGTGTGTCGCTCGCCCCGATGGACCCGCAACCGCGCACCGTGTTGCGGCCCGGCCTCAGCCGCCCCTACACCTCGCCGGTCACGGCGACGGCACAGCTGGCGTTCTACCCGGTGGCCCGAACCCTGCACCGCACCGAACTGACGCCGGGAGCGTGGCGGCGTCGTCGCCGTCTTGCCATGAGGGAACTCGTGGACGCGGTGACCGACCGCAGCCCGGTGCTCGGGCTCGTGGGCGGCGCCGGCGATCTCGTGGACCGTCTGGTGGCCACCGCCGAGGCGACGGACGTGGAGTTCCGCCTGCTGACCAAGGTCGACCGCGTGGCGGTCGACAGGGGAGAGACCGTCGTGGAAGCGGACGGCGCACTGGAGGTCTTCGACGAGGTGATCCTGTCGGCGGCGTTCGACCCCGGGGCGCTCGTGGTCGACGGCCATCCGACCACCGGCCCCGTGCGGCGCCGGTCCTACGCCCACCGGCTCCTGGCCATGCCGGCGGCGTCGATCACCCCGCACTCGTACCTGCGGTTTCCCCGCGATCCGGTCTTGCAGCGCTGCAGCGACGTCACCCACGCAGCGGTCGCCGCCGCACCCGAGGCCGATGCCGCCCTCCTGCTGGTGAGCGTGCGCTGCGACGACGACGGCACGCCGCTGCACGACACCGACGAGACCCTCGCCCGACTCCGGCGCCACGGCGTGATCGGGGCCGGCGAACCCTCGGCTCAGCGCCTGTTCCGCTATCAGGGCCGAGACGGCGCGGCGACACTCCGTGCCGCGGCCGGTCCCGCGTCCCCGGTGGTGGTGCTCGATTCGTTCGGCGACCTCACGCGGGCGTTGGCCGCCACGCCGGCCGGCGCGGTCGCACCGACCGGGGCCCACGCGTGAACGAGCCCTTCCTCTTCGTCGTCGGGTCGGGCCGCAGCGGGACCACCCTGCTGCGGGCCATGCTCGACGCGCATCCTGATCTCACCATCCCGGGGGAGAGCTACTTCATCGAGCAGATGGCGCGCCGTCGCGACGGCTTCCGGGTCGAAGGGCGATTCGACCGGGAGGCATTCGAGGCCGAGCTGTTCGCCGACCTTCGCTTCCAGGCCTGGAACCTGGCCCCCGACGCCGTGCGGGCCGAGCTCGACCGGCAGCCACCGGCCGACCTGGCCGACGCCATCCGAGGCACGTACCGGGCCGCGGCCCGGCGCATGGGGACGACGCGCTGGGGCGACAAGACCCCCAGCTACGCACTCTGCGTGCCGACCATCGCGGCGCTCCTGCCCGAGTCGGTCTTCGTGCACCTGGTGCGCGACCCGCGGGATGTTGCTGCGTCGTACGCGCGCGCCGGCTGGGGTCCGCGGTCGATGACCGCAGCCGGTCACGCATGGCGCAGTCGGGTGGCCGCGGCGACGGCGGCCGGCCGCGCGCTCGGCCCGAGCCGCTACCTGGAGGTGCGCTACGAGGACCTCGTGGCCGAACCCCGGACTCAACTCGAGGCGATCTGTCGTCTCGTCGAACTCGCCTTCGACCCCCGGATGCTCGACTATCGCGATGGGCCGGTCGTGCGCCGATCGCTGGGCATGGAGGCCGGGGCCCACACCGCGTTGATCGCGCCGCCCACGGTCGGGCTGCGGGACTGGCGGACGGATCTCACCGACGCCGAGGCGGCCCGCGTCGGCGCCATCACCGACCGCACCGCGACCGGGTTCGGCTACCCGCCGAGCCCCGCCGTGCGAGGGATGAACCGGTGGCGCTCCGGGGTCGAGCGGGCCGCCGGCACCGTCGAACGGGCGAGCCTGGCGTTTCGGCGGACCCGTCTCGCGAACCGTCTCCGCGGACCATGGCGCCGCCTGCGTGGCCGAGCGACCCTTGAACAGTTGGGCATCCCGGCCGAAGGAGTCACATGACAACGACCGAGACCGCCCCGAGCCGCTGGGCCGACTTCTGGGCCGCCCAGTCGAGCGCCCTGAACTCGGACCTCGCGACGACCCGCGCCGATCGGTACGGCGGGGAGCTGCGGCTCCTGTTCGGCGACGCGCCCGCGCGGCGGGTCCTGGAACTCGGCTGCGGGGACGGTGCGCTCTTCGATTCGCTCGGGTTCGGCCAGGCCGAGCGGTATCTCGGGGTCGACTTCTCGGCTCGGATGCTCGCCGAGATGCGTGATCGTCACCCCGACGTCGACGTGCGTGAGGCGGCCGGCCACACGTTCGAGACCGACGAGCAATTCGACCTGGTCTTCTCGGCCGCGACCGTGCAGTACTTCGACCGTGAGATGCTCGCCGCGCACCTCGAGCGAGCGGCGCGGATGCTTGCGCCGGGCGGACGGATCGTGTGCGCGTCGACACCGTGGCGCCGGATGCGCTGGGCGTACGCCCGCGGGGACGTGGCGCGGCGGGCCCGACGGCCGTTGGTACTCGCCCTCGCCGCCCACCTCAAGCGACTCGCCCGCGACAACATGGGCTACTGGCACGACATCCCCGAGGTCCGCGAGATGGCCGCGGCCCTCGGTCTCGATGTGGAGTTCTACGGGTCGCTTCACTACCCGTACCGGTTCCACTTCGTGCTGCAGCGTCCGTCGACGCCGGCCTGATCCTCAGCCGACCACGAACCCGGCCGCCTGCCAAGCCGGCAGGTCTCGACGGACCGCGGCTGCGCTTGTCGACCACTCGTCGCCGCGGGCCAGGAGTCGCTCGTAGAGCGGACCGACACCCCGCCTGATCTGCGTGTCCGACACGGTGGTGTCGTGCCACAGGATCGAGACGGTGCCGCCGTGGGCGGCAGCCTGGTCGAGGATGCCACTCGACCGCGACGCGCCGTCGGCCCCGCGCCCCACCTCTTCGCTCAGCGCGACGTCCATGATCACCAGCGGGACTTCGACCACCGTGGCGGGGGCACCGGTGGACGTGTCGAACGGGACGAACGGACGGGCGAGCCCGTGGCGGAACCCACAGCCGTCGGACCAGCCGAAGCTGGAGTCGTAGAGCGCGCCCGCCTTGGCGACCTCCTGGTAGAGCTCGGCACCGCCGTGCCGGAGCCAGTGCTGACGTGTGCCCGTGGCCGGATGTCCGGCGTTGCGAAGCTCCGTCATCTCCTCGGCGATCGCCCCGGGGGTCGATGCGCTCGTGTAGCTGGCGTGGAGGCCGATCTCGTGGCCGGCGCGGGCGAGCCCGTCCAAGGCGCGCCGGACCACGGGGTCTTCGAACGAGTACTCGGCGTCGCGGGCGTGGCGCCGGCGCACGATCACGTTCCAGGTCGACACGATCCCGTGCCGGCGCTCCATCTCGGCCACGGCGGCGATGCCCCCGAGGACCGGCAGGCGGGTGATCAGGTGGGATGCCGCGGCGGCGATGATCGAGCCGGCGAGACGAGGGTCGTGCTGCCCGAGCGTCGCGACCCCGACGTTGCGGAAGAGGCGGCGGGCGATCTCGGGCCTGCGGGTGGGGAGGAAGTCGATGTCGTGGCTGCCGAGCACGGTGACGCTCCGCGCCCGACGGTCGAGGGCGGCGGCGAGGCCCGGATGGCGGGCGAGGACGACGCGGTCGAACGCGTCGAGGTGGCGCTCGGCCCACGGCACGGCGGGATCGACACCGAGCACGGCAGCCATCGAGCCGTTCCGGCAGACCCGGCCGAGGTCGTCACGAGCGGCGTGGACTTCCGAGAGAGCGGCCGCCCACGCATGGATCTCGGCGAGATGGTCCTCGTTGTCACCGCCGAAGTACCAGGGCAGACCGCCGTGTCGCGAGGGCCGGGCGGTACGGCGGTTCGTGGCCGGCAACGCGTCGAGCGCGTCGCCGCCGTAGACGAACGCGGCGTCGGTGGCATGGGCGGGATCGACGACCCGTAGCTCCCTCGTCGCCGCCCACAGCCGGAACGCATGCTCGATCGGGGCCGTCCAGGCGAGGTCGACCGACGCGTCGAAGCGGATCGAGACGGACGGGCTCATCGGCCCCGGATCGCCTCGAGCAGCTGGTACGCCGCCCAGCCGATCCGCCCCCGACGGGAGAAGCGCATCGCGCCCAGATAGGTGTATTGCGTACCCCCGAAGCCACGGAAGAACCGTTCGACCCCAGGCACCATCGAACCCTCGAAGTCGAATCGTCGGGTGTGCGCGGCCGACATCTTGATCGCCTCCCACATCAGCAGTGAGAGTCCGGCCGACTCGCGACGGGTGGGATCGGCGCCTCCCACGAGGTAGTAGGCCCGGTCGTCGTCCCACACCACCAGCATCGAGGCGTGGACCATGTCGTCCTCGTCGACCGCGGTGAGCACACGACCCCGATCCCGGCCGATGGCGGCCTCGGCAGCCCGTTCGAGCACGTCGGGGGAGTAGGGGAGTCCGAGCGCCTGTCGCTCGAACGTCGCGGCCGCCATCGGCAGCAGCGACGCGACGCCTGGGTCGGTCCGCACGGCCAGCCGTTTCTCGGCCTTGCGCACGGCCCGACGGGTGCTGTCGCCGAATCCGTTCCAGACCTGCTCGACGTCGTCGAGCGCGTCGAGGACGTAGGTCACCCGCGGTGTACCGACGAATCCGTGTTCGGCCAGCACCGGCCAGTTCCGATGATCGAGCGGGAGCGTCGTCTTGTAGACGTCGTGGCGGGGGAGCTGCTCGACCAGCGCCGCCTGGAGTTCCCGGTCGCGCTTGAGCCGGGTGGCGGGTTTGCCGTCGCCGGGGTCGGTCAGCGGTCCGAGGTACGGCGTGAGCGGTGGCGCGCCGAGCACGACGATCCCGGGGCCGATCCGTCGGGTCGAGTAGGGCAGCACGGCCCGCGCCTGCCCGTCGACCTCGACCGTCACCTCGGCCCAGGACCGGGGCGCCACGGCGTCGAGCCACCAGGGCTCGTGGAAGATCGGTCGCTGCATCGTCTCCCATCGGCAGGAGGGCGCGAACCAGTAGGCCTTTCGCCCTAGTGTCGGACACAATGGTTCAGCGCCCTCCGGCGGGGTCGATTCCCGACGCCCCCGGCTCCTATCAGTTCAAAGATGCCGAGGGTCGGGTGATCTATGTCGGCAAGGCGAAGAGCCTCCGCTCGCGCCTGTCGAACTACTTCCAGAACCCACGCAATCTCCACAGCCGCACCCGTCAGATGGTGGAGACGGCCGAGACCGTCGAGTGGATCCAGGTGGCCAACGAGGTCGAGGCGCTGATGCTCGAGTTCTCGTTGATCCAGCGTCACAAGCCGCGGTTCAACGTTCGCTACACCGACGACAAGTCGTATCCGTTCCTCTGCCTCACCATGGTCGACGAATGGCCCCGGGCGATGGTGATGCGGGGGAAGCGCAAGAAGGGCAATCGCTATTTCGGCCCCTACGGCCAGGCCTACGCCATCCGCGACACGCTCGACCTGTTGTTGCGGACGTTCCCGATCCGCACCTGCACCGACAACAAGTTCCGTCACCACGAGAAGCTGGGCAAGCCCTGCCTCCTCTTCCACATCGAGAAGTGCGCGGGACCGTGTGTCGGCGAGGTGAGCAGCGACGACTACGCCGGCATGGTCGCCGACCTGGTCTCGTTCCTCGAGGGCGACACCGACGAGATCGTTGCGAAGCTCGAGGCGCAGATGCAGGCGGCGTCGGCCGAACTCGAGTTCGAGCTGGCCGCCCACCTGCGCGACCGCCTGTCGGCGGTGCGCAAGGCGGTCGAGAAGCAGCAGATGGTCTTCAACCACAACGAGGACGTCGACGTGATCGGTATCCACGACGACGAGCTCGAGGCCGCGGTGCAGGTCTTCTACGTCCGCAAGGGGCGCGTCATGGGACGACGCGGCTTCGTCGTCGACAAGGCGGAGGACCTCGATCGACCGGAGCTCGTGAGCCGGGTCCTCGAACGCCTGTACTTCGAGGACAACCCGGTCGGCTCGCCGAAAGAAGTGCTGGTTCCCGATCTCCCGGCCGACCCCGACCTCTACGAGGAGTGGCTCAGCGAGGCCCGCGAGTCGAAGGTGACGATCCGGGTGCCGCAACGCGGCGACAAGCGCTCGCTGCAGGCGACGGTCACGCAGAACGCCCAGGAGACCTTCAACCGTCACCGGCTCAAGCGCACCAGCGACCACAACAGTCGGGCCCGCGCCCTTCGTGAGCTGCAGGAACACCTCGAGCTGCCGATCGCGCCCCTGCGCATCGAGTGCTACGACATGAGCCACATCCAGGGGACCGACTATGTCGGTTCCATGGTGGTGGTGGAGGACGGCCTGCCGAAGAAGTCCGACTACCGCCGCTTCAAGATCCAGAGTGTGCCCGGCAACGACGACTTCGCCGCGATGGAAGAGGTGCTGACTCGTCGCTTCAGCGCCTACCTCAAGGAGCGCGACCTCCCGGTCGAGGAGCGCGAGGGTCGGTTCTCGTATCCGCCGCAACTGCTCGTGGTCGATGGCGGCAAGGGGCAGTTGAGCGTCGCCACCCGGGTCCTCGACGACCTGGGGCTGCGCGACGAGATCCCGGTCGTGTCCCTCGCCAAGCAGTTCGAGGAGGTCTTCATCCCCGGTCGCAGCGAGTCGATCAGGCTGCCGCGCCAGTCCGAGGCCCTCTATCTGCTGCAACGGATCCGCGACGAGAGCCACCGTTTCGCGATCACCTTCCACCGTCAGTTGCGTGACAAACGCATGACGAAGTCGGCCCTCGACGGGATCGAAGGGCTCGGTCCGGCCCGCAAGAAGCGGCTCACGAAGGAACTCGGCGGCGTGAACGCCGTGAAGCGGGCCGACCTCGACACCCTCAAGAACCTGACCTGGTTGCCCGACGAGGTAGCGGAGAACGTTTTTCGCAATTTGCACCGGGTCGAGGCCCGGGGTCGGCGTCCCCCACCCGCGGAGGACGCTGAGTAGTTTGGGTGTTCGCGGGTCGAGGAGTCTCCATGAACGACGAAACGCACGACAGCGAACCCGCCAACGAGACGGCCGGGAGCGTGCTCCGTCCCTTCGAGGCGCCTGCACCTCCTCCCTTGCCGCCGGTCGAGGCCTCCAAGGTGGTGCCCGAGCCGCCGGCGGCCACCGACGAGGTCGAGCCAGAACCCCCGGTCGAGCCGATCGCCGAGGATCTCTGGACCCACGACACCGCCCACCATGACGAGTCCGACGACGACGTCGACGATTTCGCTGATCTGCGTGATCACGACGAATCGACCGGTCCGGACGAGCCCGTTGTCGCCGCCCCGGTCGCCGCCGTTTCGGGCGCCGACACGGTCACCCTTCCGCGCAAGCCCTTCCTCGTCGGCGTCGGCGTGCTCCTGGCCGCGATCGCGGTGTTGGCGGCGCTGTGGCAGACCGGTGGCGACGACGGCGACACCGTCATCGACGCCACGCCGGTCTCACGAGATGTCGGCGACGAGCCGGCCGACGACGCGCCTGGCGACCGCGGCGATGTCGACGACACGGTCACTGCCGACAACACGTCGACCGCCGCGCTGGCCGACGCCCGCGCCGAGATCGCCAGCCTCGAGTCGGTCGTCGAGAGCCTGGAAGAACGGCCGCCGCCGGCCCTCGACGGCACGGCCCTGCGCCGCATCATCGTGGGTGCCGACGCGAAGTTCGTGAGCGCCCGCTCCGATTCGGTCGCCGTGGTCGGCGCCTTCGGCGGCGTCTCGCTGATCGATCCGGACAACAATCGCGTCGTCGCCAACGGCAACGTGGCCGACGCGGCGACGCGGGTCATGCGCACGTCGAGTTCGGTCTGGCTGACCAACTACGCCGACAGCCAGGTGCTTCGATTCGACCCGGCGACCAACGCCGTTGCGGCGACCTTCTCGTTCCCCGGACCCGACGGGATCGACAAGGACGGCGACACGATCGTCGTCGCGTCCTTCGACGGCGAGTTCGTCGCCCGGCTCGACCCCAACACCGGCGAGATCCTTCAGCGGGTCGACGTCGGCGGCACCCCGACCGCCGTCATCTCCCACCCCGACCACGGGCTGTGGGCCGCGGTGTTCGACACCGGTGAACTCGTCGAGATCGACCGCGACTCGTTCGAGGTCATCCAGCGTGTCGTTGTCGGCCAGGGCCCGGTCGGTATCACCGGTGCGTCGTCGCA encodes:
- a CDS encoding Gfo/Idh/MocA family oxidoreductase, producing the protein MTIGVIVVGYGYWGVNLTRNVAVASTTELIGVVDPGADRRRLAHENHAGISTWETIDDALDDDRVHAVVIATPASTHVDLALAAMARGRDVLVEKPLAETSADAEKLRDVAADNGLVLMVGHTFLYSPPVLRLKELVDRGDLGALQYLYSQRLSLGRIRRDCNALWNFAPHDVSIMLHLLEEPVVEVTAKGFSFIEAGIDDICFASLTFESGIGANLHVSWIDPRKTRLMTVVGDEKMAIYNDVSVDQPLWLVDSGVAKDRDLGEYESMSDFQWRTRSGDIVIPRIEMSEPLRNEITAFGDACLTRDTPLTDGAHGLEVVRVLETIDRSAQANGRPMEVQR
- a CDS encoding DegT/DnrJ/EryC1/StrS family aminotransferase is translated as MRTAELTGAVPFQDLGRLHESIGDELDEAIRGVIRSSGFVGAAAARSFEEAFAAAHHVDHAIGVGSGTDALALALRGLGVGPGDEVIVPSMTFVATAEAVVHVGATPVIVDVDPTTLLIDPISVAAATTERTVAVVPVHLYGHVVPFDVIRGWQAQGLRVVEDAAQAHLATWRGQGVGTVGDAACFSFYPGKNLGAFGDGGAVVTNDRVLAARIAKLRDHGRESKYLHDEIGWCSRLDGLQAAVLEVKLRHLADWTENRRVLAERYLERLGDRLVPWDPGAVHHLLVARPGAERRDALQTALAERGVGVGVHYPVALSRQPSVAGYAMPSPCAEAAAADVLSLPMDPLMKLSEVELVCDLVDALW
- a CDS encoding acyltransferase; translated protein: MTALGLQRGQAPTGGDSRAFVHESSYVDDGALIGDGTRIWHFSHVLRDARIGHDCNIGQNVMIGAGVVVGDRCKIQNNVSVYENVTLEDGVFCGPSCVFTNVINPRAEIERKDELRPTRVGRGASIGANATIVCGNDIGDYAFIAAGAVVTEPVAAHALIVGVPGRRVGWVSRAGHRLDESFVCPVTGERYELTDGGLVPRVAR
- a CDS encoding oligosaccharide flippase family protein; the protein is MNLRTLLDRLPVGTLVRRAATLGSGAAIGQIAVVGATPLLARMYEKSDFGVLSVVLAVTGVAIVVSSLRYEQAIVVAESDEEASAVAQTSAALVVVVVTLTSVLALAGGHALASFTNSEDLQHVLWLVPPTIAAGGINQILVSWATRRGDFEALSRSKAAQGIGMAATQLLSGWLFNGPIGLVAGITVGWIVGTIMLLPSAGDLHLTSLRLSWAAAVRYRRFPQLGLLASLLNRGALEIPAVALAALHGPEVAGAFLIANRVVATPTRLVTEAAYQVYVNEASRLQRETPGELGVLFNRSLRRLALLSIPPALLLSTIGPWSFGLVFGGDWSDAGDYVRLLSLVLVAMLVTQPVAATLWILDRQDLQLVREIARVVLVALAFVIAGWFDLTPTAAVFAYVIAMSAGYGLLLAMCRTVVHGVDSAPARPELAVA
- a CDS encoding sulfotransferase, coding for MNEPFLFVVGSGRSGTTLLRAMLDAHPDLTIPGESYFIEQMARRRDGFRVEGRFDREAFEAELFADLRFQAWNLAPDAVRAELDRQPPADLADAIRGTYRAAARRMGTTRWGDKTPSYALCVPTIAALLPESVFVHLVRDPRDVAASYARAGWGPRSMTAAGHAWRSRVAAATAAGRALGPSRYLEVRYEDLVAEPRTQLEAICRLVELAFDPRMLDYRDGPVVRRSLGMEAGAHTALIAPPTVGLRDWRTDLTDAEAARVGAITDRTATGFGYPPSPAVRGMNRWRSGVERAAGTVERASLAFRRTRLANRLRGPWRRLRGRATLEQLGIPAEGVT
- a CDS encoding class I SAM-dependent methyltransferase → MTTTETAPSRWADFWAAQSSALNSDLATTRADRYGGELRLLFGDAPARRVLELGCGDGALFDSLGFGQAERYLGVDFSARMLAEMRDRHPDVDVREAAGHTFETDEQFDLVFSAATVQYFDREMLAAHLERAARMLAPGGRIVCASTPWRRMRWAYARGDVARRARRPLVLALAAHLKRLARDNMGYWHDIPEVREMAAALGLDVEFYGSLHYPYRFHFVLQRPSTPA
- a CDS encoding GNAT family N-acetyltransferase encodes the protein MQRPIFHEPWWLDAVAPRSWAEVTVEVDGQARAVLPYSTRRIGPGIVVLGAPPLTPYLGPLTDPGDGKPATRLKRDRELQAALVEQLPRHDVYKTTLPLDHRNWPVLAEHGFVGTPRVTYVLDALDDVEQVWNGFGDSTRRAVRKAEKRLAVRTDPGVASLLPMAAATFERQALGLPYSPDVLERAAEAAIGRDRGRVLTAVDEDDMVHASMLVVWDDDRAYYLVGGADPTRRESAGLSLLMWEAIKMSAAHTRRFDFEGSMVPGVERFFRGFGGTQYTYLGAMRFSRRGRIGWAAYQLLEAIRGR
- the uvrC gene encoding excinuclease ABC subunit UvrC; translation: MVQRPPAGSIPDAPGSYQFKDAEGRVIYVGKAKSLRSRLSNYFQNPRNLHSRTRQMVETAETVEWIQVANEVEALMLEFSLIQRHKPRFNVRYTDDKSYPFLCLTMVDEWPRAMVMRGKRKKGNRYFGPYGQAYAIRDTLDLLLRTFPIRTCTDNKFRHHEKLGKPCLLFHIEKCAGPCVGEVSSDDYAGMVADLVSFLEGDTDEIVAKLEAQMQAASAELEFELAAHLRDRLSAVRKAVEKQQMVFNHNEDVDVIGIHDDELEAAVQVFYVRKGRVMGRRGFVVDKAEDLDRPELVSRVLERLYFEDNPVGSPKEVLVPDLPADPDLYEEWLSEARESKVTIRVPQRGDKRSLQATVTQNAQETFNRHRLKRTSDHNSRARALRELQEHLELPIAPLRIECYDMSHIQGTDYVGSMVVVEDGLPKKSDYRRFKIQSVPGNDDFAAMEEVLTRRFSAYLKERDLPVEEREGRFSYPPQLLVVDGGKGQLSVATRVLDDLGLRDEIPVVSLAKQFEEVFIPGRSESIRLPRQSEALYLLQRIRDESHRFAITFHRQLRDKRMTKSALDGIEGLGPARKKRLTKELGGVNAVKRADLDTLKNLTWLPDEVAENVFRNLHRVEARGRRPPPAEDAE
- a CDS encoding YncE family protein encodes the protein MNDETHDSEPANETAGSVLRPFEAPAPPPLPPVEASKVVPEPPAATDEVEPEPPVEPIAEDLWTHDTAHHDESDDDVDDFADLRDHDESTGPDEPVVAAPVAAVSGADTVTLPRKPFLVGVGVLLAAIAVLAALWQTGGDDGDTVIDATPVSRDVGDEPADDAPGDRGDVDDTVTADNTSTAALADARAEIASLESVVESLEERPPPALDGTALRRIIVGADAKFVSARSDSVAVVGAFGGVSLIDPDNNRVVANGNVADAATRVMRTSSSVWLTNYADSQVLRFDPATNAVAATFSFPGPDGIDKDGDTIVVASFDGEFVARLDPNTGEILQRVDVGGTPTAVISHPDHGLWAAVFDTGELVEIDRDSFEVIQRVVVGQGPVGITGASSHLWVANHDEGTIAKVDPETGEVVRTVVVGDGPTELVVNNGSAWVTVTDEGTLVQVNANNGDIVSRTPLGGATAGGGPTGISFADGTLWIAMQGEQSVVRVDIR